In Bradyrhizobium sp. 170, the DNA window GTGACTTTTGCCGATCCGGCGCGTCCCGAACTCGGTCTGTTTTTCGACGGCCGCGTCGCCGAGGACTTCAAGCTCAATTCCGGCACCTGGGTCAACGTCGGCACCTTGCGCGTGGCGGGAATCGCCGCGCTGGCGCCGCTGGCGCAGGATATCGTTGTCACCGGCCATAGCAGCGATGAAGTCCGCTTCCTCGTATTTCCGAACATCGCGGCCTGCAGAGCGCATGCCGGTCTATCAGACAATACCGATGTGAAAGACGTGATCGGCCACGACAAGGTTCGCAGTGCGATTAGGCAAGGCCTTGCAAAGCTGAAGGCGCAGAGCGGCAACTCGTCGGGGCACGCCACGCGGGCGCTGCTTTTGGCCGAGATCGCGTCCGTGGACGACGGCGAGATCACCGACAAGGGCTACATCAACCAGCGCGCGGTGCTGACGCGGCGCGCGGGCGCGGTGGCAACGCTGGACGACGATTCGTCGGCCGAATGGATCGGCTGCGCCGGCTGAGAGCTGTTCGCGCCTTAAAACCCGTTCTTGTGGGCTTCGACCAGCCGCACCAGCATCTGGAGAAAGGCGGTTTGCTCGGGCTTGCTGAGCGCGGAAAGCGTCTGCGCATTGAAACGCTCGCCCAGCCGGCTGGCTTCGTCGGCGCGCCTCTCGCCCGCCACGCTGAGGCTGAGTTCGACCGCCCGCTTGTCCCGCGTGGATCGCTTCCGCTTGAGAATTCCGGTCTCCTCCATCCGCGACAGGATCTTCACCAGGTTGGGCAATTGCATTTTCAGCACGCCGGCCAACTCGCTCTGCGTCACCGTCTTGTTGTCGCGCACAGCGACCAGGATGGCGTATTCGAGCGGCGAAAGTTTTAGCGCTTCGAAATACGGATAAAACGCCTCGAAATTCTGCAACTGCAGGATCCGGATCATGAATCCCGGGGTCTGCCGTAGCGCGGCGAGATCGAGTTCCCGGCCCGCGTCCGGCTCGGCCGGTCTGGCTCCCCCGTTGGCCTTGCGCGTCGAAACTTTGGCGATTTTTCCCATGGCAATAGCTCGCACGGCATCACCTGAATTGACAATCCTCAAAATGCTTATAAGTTATAAGTAATTTCGAAGTGGTCGCGAAGGCCGCCTTTTCCATTCAGGAGGGAATGCATGCGACAGTTTTTTCGCTCAGGAATGCTCGTTGCCGCGCTCGGCGGCATGTTTGCCGGCGCAGCCCAAGGCCAAGCTCAAGCCCAGGACCGCGTCCGGATCGGCGTGCTCAACGACCAGTCGGGCGTGTTTTCGACCTACCAGGGCGTAGGCTCGGTCATTGCCGCGCAAATGGCGGTGGAGGATTATGGCGGCAAGGCCGCCGGCAAGCCCGTCGACGTCATTACCGCCGATCACCAGAACAAGACCGACGTCGGCGTCGGCATCGCGCGGCGCTGGTATGACACCGAAAACATCGACGCCATTTTCGACCTGCCGAACTCGGCAATCGCGCTCGCGGTCGCCAACATGAGCGAGCAGAAGAACAAGGTCTTTATCGGCTCCGGCGCTGGCACCGCGCTTCTCACCGGCGAAAAGTGCACGCCGAATACCGTGCACTGGACCTACGACACGTACGCCTATGGCCGCGGTCTCGGCAAAGCCGTGGTCGCGCAGGGCGGCAAGAAATGGTTCTTCCTGACCGCCGATTATGCCTTCGGCCACGATCTGGAGAGGCAGGCGATGGAAGGCGTCAAGGCATCCGGCGGCGAAGTGCTCGGCGCCGTGCGTCATCCGCTCGGCACCGCCGACTATGCTTCGTTCCTGCTACAGGCGCAGGCCTCGGGCGCCGATATCGTCGGCGTGGCCAATGCAGGCGACGACACCATCACCTCGATCAAGCAGGCGGCGGAGTTCGGGCTGACGCGGAAGCAGAAGCTGGTCGGGCTGATCCTCGGCATGAACGGCATTCCCGCGCTCGGCCTGAAGGCGGCGCAAGGTGCGCAGATCATGAATCCGTTCTACTGGGATCTCAACGACGGCACGCGCGCCTTCGCCAAGCGGTTCGCCGAACGCCATCCGCAGAAGAATTATCCGAACGACATGCAGGCCGGCGTCTACGCATCCGTGCTGCATTACCTGAAGGCTGTCGACAAGGCCGGCGGCGCCGCCGACGGCAAGGCCGTGGTGTCAGCGATGAAGGCGATGCCGACCGATGATCCGTTGTTCGGCAAGGGAACCATCCGCAGCGACGGACGCAAGATTCACCCGTTCTATCTGCTCGAGGTCAAGAAGCCCGAGGAGTCCAGTTCGAAGTGGGACCTGTTGAAGGTCGTCGCGACGATCCCGGGTGATCAGGCTTTTCGGCCCGAGAGCGAGGGCAACTGCCCGCTGGTCAAGAAATGAACTGACTGACGGCGGTCGGAGGGAACCGGCCGCCGCCGAAAATCGGTCTTCGAGGCTTGTCGTATATGTTGCCAAGGCAACTAATTTGTGCGAGCCTGTTTTCGACAAGCGGCCGATCGCAGAGCACAGAGATTGCCGGGCCGCGCAGGGAGAAACGGATGTTTGGGCGTGTCGGCTCGTCACGACACAATGCGGCACTGCGTACGCAACGCGATGGCGGCGGCGTCGTTCAACGCGGCGCGGCGAACGCGTTCCGCTCAGTCCCGACTGTCGACTTCGCCCGCGCCTTTTACGGCGTCGAGATTG includes these proteins:
- a CDS encoding MarR family transcriptional regulator, whose protein sequence is MGKIAKVSTRKANGGARPAEPDAGRELDLAALRQTPGFMIRILQLQNFEAFYPYFEALKLSPLEYAILVAVRDNKTVTQSELAGVLKMQLPNLVKILSRMEETGILKRKRSTRDKRAVELSLSVAGERRADEASRLGERFNAQTLSALSKPEQTAFLQMLVRLVEAHKNGF
- a CDS encoding ABC transporter substrate-binding protein, whose protein sequence is MLVAALGGMFAGAAQGQAQAQDRVRIGVLNDQSGVFSTYQGVGSVIAAQMAVEDYGGKAAGKPVDVITADHQNKTDVGVGIARRWYDTENIDAIFDLPNSAIALAVANMSEQKNKVFIGSGAGTALLTGEKCTPNTVHWTYDTYAYGRGLGKAVVAQGGKKWFFLTADYAFGHDLERQAMEGVKASGGEVLGAVRHPLGTADYASFLLQAQASGADIVGVANAGDDTITSIKQAAEFGLTRKQKLVGLILGMNGIPALGLKAAQGAQIMNPFYWDLNDGTRAFAKRFAERHPQKNYPNDMQAGVYASVLHYLKAVDKAGGAADGKAVVSAMKAMPTDDPLFGKGTIRSDGRKIHPFYLLEVKKPEESSSKWDLLKVVATIPGDQAFRPESEGNCPLVKK